The Pseudanabaena sp. FACHB-2040 nucleotide sequence GCTGTTCATTCGTGAGAATCTTTTGCCCCTGGGCCATGCCGCTTGGGCCGGATACACCACCCAGGGGCGGGGGCTTGTGGTCTGTGATGTGGTGGGGAATTGCGCCACCCTCGACTGGCGTCGCGATGCGGTGTGCTATAGCCTTCGGTTCGTTCCCCTGGTTAACGCACCAGCCTATCTTAGGCTCCAGGGATTGCCGAGCGATCGCATTGAGCGCCTGATCACAGCGGTGCAAACTTACTCCCCCGAACGCGACCTGCTGCTGGTGCTCAGCAGCGGTGGGCAGCCAGAGGTGAGTTGGCTGCAAAATCTAGCGATCGCTCCGCCTGCCTGCTACTGTCAAGTGTGCGCCCGCTGGGAGGAATTCAACGTCGTCCCTGGAGTTTACAGCTCTGAGTCTATCCACTGCGATTGATCCTGGGGCGAGCTCTCAGACCGTCGTCTTGCCGCCGTCAGGTGCCCTAGCTTAGCCAGCACAGACCAATTCCCCCTGTTTTCCTTCCACTCCAGTCCTAGACGAGAGCACAGACAACCCCAATGAACGTCACAGTTACCAAGTCCGACTTCCTACTAACCCCCTACATGAGGAGCAATGATCTACGGGCTACCTATCAAATTCTCAATACCGTCATTCCCTATGGAGCACTGTGGATTTTAGCCATTAAAGGAGCTGCCATTTCCCTTTGGTTACTGCCCCCCATTGTGACTCTGATGGTGCTATTTCAGCTACGCTGCTTTTCGCTAATGCACGACTGTGGCCACTATTCGCTGTTCCGGTCTAAGCAACTCAATAGAATTGTCGGTTTTGGGTTGGGGGCAATCAATGCTATTCCCCAATATGCTTGGTCAAGGGATCATGCCTACCACCACAAAACCAACGGCGATTGGGAGCGATATCGCGGCATTGCTGACTTTCTCTCTGTCGAGGAGTTTGCTCAACTCAGCACCTTCAACCAAAAACTCTATGGTTTCTTGAGACAGCCTATCATGACCCTGCCTGGGGGATTTTTCTACCTGGCAATTCAGCCAAGGCTGACGCTGATTCTGGGAATTGTTGAATTCATAGCTCATGGGCTAAACCAGCTCAGGCAAAAGGGTTTCCTTGGGCTCCGGGAGGTGATTAAGTCCCATCACTCTAGCTACTGGAAGACTAAAGAGGAGTTTT carries:
- a CDS encoding fatty acid desaturase — encoded protein: MNVTVTKSDFLLTPYMRSNDLRATYQILNTVIPYGALWILAIKGAAISLWLLPPIVTLMVLFQLRCFSLMHDCGHYSLFRSKQLNRIVGFGLGAINAIPQYAWSRDHAYHHKTNGDWERYRGIADFLSVEEFAQLSTFNQKLYGFLRQPIMTLPGGFFYLAIQPRLTLILGIVEFIAHGLNQLRQKGFLGLREVIKSHHSSYWKTKEEFWDIGLNNLVVVFAWLMLSYSVGPILFWSLYATVLTIAGAIFICVFFVQHNFAGAYASRTADWDYLKGAIEGSSYLELPSLLRWFTADISYHNIHHLSERVPNYNLAACHQANHHLLTGTTTLRLSDLPRCAQFILWDSAANRLVPLPVEEKSNDRKRLSCRS